In Benincasa hispida cultivar B227 chromosome 8, ASM972705v1, whole genome shotgun sequence, the sequence ACCCCAAAACCTCCCTCTTCCCGCTCTCCTTCGTCGCCAACAATCCTCAGAGTCAAAGCAGTCCTCCCACTTCAAGCGTTCCTCAGTGGCTATGCAACTCCAGCTTCACCACTGACCTATCCGTCATCAACGACGctctttcatctcaaaataaTGCCTATCCTTCCTTTCCCGACGACGGCGACCAGGAAGAGGCTGTGGCAGATGAAGGAGGTCCAAGTGATAGACGTGAGGTGCAGAAGCCTTCTCGATCATATGAATTGCTGGAGTCTTCTGCTTCGGACGACGATTCCGAGCatgagaagaggaagaagaggaagaagaggaggaggaggaggcgAAATGAATCTGAAGATAGAGGGGGATTTGGCGAATATGGTTCGAGAAAGTCTGACGTTCGGGCGTGGGCCGATGCTGATGGGAGACCTTCCAAGGATTATTACTTCGACTCGAATGGAGACCGGGATAATTTAGTATTCGGGTCTCTTTACAGGTATTTATGCCGACGTAatttgattgtttcaatccatctCTCTTGGTAGTTTTGGAGGAGATGTGGAAAATGAGTTTAAATATCGTTTAATACACTTGTTcagaaatttgaaaaacatgCTCACAATTTTATCAGATGAAGACGAATTCAGCTAGCAGAAACGTGTCTAGTATTTTTCATTTACTCATAAATAAACCGCGTGGAAGTTCAATCAAACCCCAGAACTTGTTTGAAGCAATCATTTGAGTTGTTGTGTAAATCTAGTTCATATGTACAAAGAGAAGCATGAATCTTttagtaatttatttattttattcatctaAAGGCAATAAGATAACGTCCACATTATTCACaagaagggggaaaaaaaagagtaaCCCCCACGTTGATGATATGCTAAAAATTGTAACCTACAATCCCACATTTCCTTGAAGTTGAAGCCAGGAATTCTAGGCCTCTCTAACCGCTAATACTTAAAATTTCTGTTGGAAGCGGCAGAATTGAATTTAGAGAAAACAACATTCTGTTTGGAATTGTTGCTGAGACATTTAGAATCAGTTTTTGCATTTCTTTTTCCATGGAAGCTGAGCAGCCAGAACTGATTGCTAAGTTCACAATCTGTTTTATCACAATACAGGATGGATGTTGCACGCTACAGACCGCTCAACCGTGGGGAAACACCTGGACTAAATTTTCATGGATTTTCTCAGTGGAATAAAAGTAGTTCAGCCTTGGACAGAGATGCTGATGCTGATGTGTTGGATAGTAAAGTGAAATCAGGTGGACGCTATTGGTCTGCAAAGAATGCAGCAATAGAGCGACATAAAAACTTCAAACGTGTACGCATTGGTTTTTCTAGGAAAACTCCAGACACATTATTGGATGATTTCATTCCTTTGTCGGGTgttcaaacatcaaataatatTGAGGAATCTTGGGAGGATGAAGTGCTACGTAAAACGCGGGAGTTTAATAAATTGACTAGGGAGCAACCCCATGATGAGAAGGCTTGGTTAGCTTTTGCTGAATTTCAAGACAAAGTTGCAGCTATGCAACCTCAGAAAGGTGCTCGCTTACAAACTCTAGAGAAAAAGATTAGCATATTGGAGAAGGCTTCTGAGCTTAACCCAGAAAATGAGGAATTATTGCTGtaccttttaaaaacttatcaGAACAGAGATAATATTGATGTGGTGATCAGTAGATGGGAAAAGATACTGATGCAGAATTCTGGAAGTTATAAGTTGTGGAGAGAGTTTTTGCATCTCATTCAAGGGGAGTTCTCTAGATTCAAGGTTACAGACATGAGGCAAATGTATGCACATGCAATTCAAGCTCTATCTGCTGCATGCAACCAGCACATTAGGCAGGTTCTTAAGTCAAATGTCTATTTATTCTCGGGCCATCACCTTACTTTTCATATTCTTCTCGGTTTTATCTAACTGAAGTTTTCCCCCATATGCTTCTATGAGATGAAATTTTATTCTGCCATATTATTGCTATGCTATTGAGTTGAATCTTGCTCTTCGATGTTAGATTTCACTAACCATATTTTTATGTTATGTATGATGCACACAATTTTACTTGCAAGTGCTCACGCGGGGTCTAGAGGATTTTTGTCTTCAATTTGCTGGTTTTGTAGGAAATGTGATTTCATCCGTGGTCTGTTGTGATGTTACTCCTTGTTATGCCTAATTTCCTGTACCTGAAATTCCAAATGGTTGCTTTCACTACATTTGACTTCCTAGATATAATGAATCATGCATCTTAAGAGGCCAAGAGTACTTCTTTACCATTTAACTTCTATGTGAAGAATTGGCTTATTGTCCCTGGTATTCCCCCACCTTTCAGTCAACCATTCTTATTACTGGAAActgtgttattattattaatttcaagGTGGTTAATGGGTGTGGTTGATAAATATGTATATGTGTTGTGTTTTTTAAGCTTTTACTCGTTTTTAGGTGGACTTCATCTTCTTGTTGCcataaaattttccttttccccAAGTTCTTAAGTCTCGTGTactcaaattcttttttaatttttttaatttttattttgggcCATTTCTCAATTTGTGCGTGTCAACGTGCACTTAAATTCTTATAAGAACTTGTTTGTTTTGAATTTAAACAAATCCTTTTATCACTTATATGGGGATAGATTCaacatttatttatcttttcctcTGTGTTTTTATCTTGTTTCTGTTCAATGCAGACCGATCAAACTGCCAAACCCTCAGTGGAGCATGATCTTATTAAGCTAGAACTTGGTCTGGTTGATATTTTCATGAGTTTGTGCCGGTTTGAGTGGCAGGCGGGATATCAGGAGTTGGCTACTGCTTTATTTCAGGCTGAAATTGAATTTAGCTTGTTTTGCCCTGCTTTGCATTTAAATGATCGAAGTAAACAAAGATTGTTTGAACACTTTTGGAATACTGATGCGGAAAGAGTTGGTGAAGAAGGTGCCCTCGGTTGGTCTACATGGTTAGAAAAAGAGGAGGAAAATAGGCAAAAGGCTATGAGAGAGGAAGCCTTAGAGGCTGATGAAAAGGGTGGTTGGACTGGTTGGTCTGATCCAGCAcccaaagagaagaaaaatagtgATGCCACGGAAACAACTATAGAAATGGGTGTGGCAGCAGAGGAGACTATGGAGGAATatgtggaagaagaagatattGACAGAGAAGATAGCACAGAAGCTTTGCTCAAAATTCTAGGAATTAACGCTGATGCAGGTGTCGATGAAGAGGTTAAGGACGCCTCAACCTGGGCTAGATGGTCAAAAGAAGAGTCATTAAGAGACTGTGAACAATGGATGCCTATCCGGGGAAAAACTGGTACTCCACCGTTGCCTGCACACTTTGTTTATTtctaactaaactcttttggTTCACATTTACTGTGACATATGCACATATAAATCATTGATTCACCATGAATCTTCACATTCTGAATGTTAAATATGATTGAGCTGCTTGAATCTctttactaattaattaatgtcATGTTTATATTTAACTGAATTCATACTCTGAAACAGCAGATGTTATTCATGATGAAAGGATGGGTGATGGAGAAACAAGTGAACAACTtttaagagttatattatatgaagatGTCAAAGAGTACCTGTTTTCATTGATTTCAAGTGAGGCCCGTTTATCCTTAATATATCAGCTGATTGAATTCTTTAGTGGAAAAATCTATTCAAGGTATATACTTTTCGGTGTAGAATCTTATTTACAGTCAGttttcagtttgaaaatcagtcacattattcatttatttagtGTGTAATCTACCTTTTCTTGAATATGTGAATGGCTTTGATATCTTTTAACAAGTGGTGAAATCTTTGTCGTGAGTGAATTAGTATGTTTCATGTTGCCTGTCATTTGAGCATTATGCTAATACGTTGGCATGGACTCCGTACCAACTTATGTGTCTAACCAAGAGCTTCTTGAAATACAAAATCTTCTTATGGGTAGACAATGTAAGAGAGGTTATGCCTTGCAAGCTACCTTTTTGGAATTGGATTGAGGCTTACTGTCTAAATTTCACTAAAAACTATAGGCAAAGAGGAAAGCGAATTTTTGTTTTAACTTTGAAGTTTTGTAATGTGAGTCATTACTATTAGAAATCTCACCTATCTTAAGTACTCAACCCTTTGAACCAATGACTTGCATTTTGTGATGACATAGCATTTACTATCTCCTGGACTTGGAATTTGGGGAGAGTATTTGTTAAGAACTTCAGAAAGACCTTGAGTGAAATATTTCAGACAAATGCAATTAACTTTCTGTAATGATGgtattcaaacttattttgttGCACCTAATTAACTTTCTAGTTCTATGATGATGAGAAGGGGAATCTTTTGCGTCCTCATGTTTTAGATAATTACAACTATCATGGGCTAAATGGTCAAAATACTTTAggtttatgaaatcaatttaattgatgaatgaaataTCCATAGAGTACATAGGGAAGACCCCAACAAGGAGAACGATCGATATAGCATATCAAAGTTGAtaacccaaaaaagaaagatacaaccaAAGATAAACAAGAAAAGGGAAGAACTGGAAAAAAGACACCAGCCAATCCATTAAAAAgattgtaaaaaaataatacaagGAGATTGAACCAGAAACAAAAGCAACACCATGATCAAACCAAAGCACATCAAACAAAAGAAGCCAAAGAgcacataaaagaggatcaagatCAACTTCTCTGAATCCTAGCAGAGCCGCAGCCACACAATAAAATAGGGAAGGAGAAAGATCCATAAACAATAGATCTCTCTCCAAAAACTCCATCTAAATGAACTGAGGCTAGATGAACAAATGTCATGCTGATATAGACCCCTCTCTAAGCTTTGATTGTGCTTTTTTATCATAAGAAATAGAGCATTCAAGATTCCGTAATTCTCGCAAGCCTTTTCTTTGCTTCGCTGTAAACTTTTTGGTTTGCTTCTTTGTTGGGAGCACCATAGTGCATAACCCATATTCTCTAAACTATGGGGCCAATGCAATCAAATGGGGAGCTGGATTAAAAGGACCACTGGATGTGGGTGGGGCGAAATCATACCATTGTGGCTCCATGAGATAATAGAAGGAAATCCAACTATGGTTTTCTTGACAACAAATGTTATTAGAATAACCAGTTGTCCATGATTTGTCAAGTTGTGTGGAAGCTAGCTTGGATGTTGATGTTTCgttcaattaaaaaaagaacaaagatACAAGTTGATTGCTTCATGATGACTTTTTGACCAACATTGGTTTTTAAGCAGCAACTCGAGGCTGATTGAACTAGATTTTCAACATCAAAGCTACTGGGGTGTTTTAAGAATCTATAGAAGTACAAAACAATTTGTGTGGTTTGAAAATGGAAGAAATATTGGGCAATTGATTTCTGGAGTGACTGCTATGGATGTCTGTCATTTCACATTTTGCCGACGAGGACTAAAATTTAAGAATGGTTAGAATGGTTTCACTCAGAAGTATCTTTTTGGTGGTCAATACAACTGTCATTACCGGGATATTTACGTGAGGCTCCCAATCATATACACATATAAACGTGGGGGTAAATAGGGATTTTTTACGAAAAGACAGTTAAGTGTAGTGGCGTTTGTGGGGTAAAAGGACCACTGGATGTGGGTGGGGCGAAATCATACCATTGTGGCTCCATGagataatagaaggaataaccAACTATGGTTTTCTTGACAACAAATGTTTATAGACTAACCAGTTGTCCATGATTGTTCAAGTTGTGTGGAAGCTAGCTTGGATGTTGATGTTTCgttcaattaaaaaaagaacaaagatACAAGTTGATTGCTTCATGATGACTTTTTGACCAACATTGGTTTTTAAGCAGCAACTCGAGGGCTGATTTGAACTAGATTTTCAACATCAAAGCTACTGGGGTGTTTTAAGAATCTATAGAAGTACAAAACAATTTGTTTTGGTTGAAAATGGAAGAAATATCGGGCAATTGATTTCTGGAGTGACTGCTATGGATGTCTGTCATTTCACATTTTGCCGACGAGACTAAAATTTAAGAATGGTTAGAATGGTTTCACTCAGAAGTATCTTTTTGGTGTTCAATACAACTGTCATTACCGGATATTATACGTGAGGCTCCCAATCATATACACATATAAACGTGGGGGTAAATAGGGATTTTTTACGAAAAGACAGTTAAGTGTAGTGGCGTTTGTTATTCAGGCGGGGACCATGGGTTGTGAAGGGTTTATGTAAGGTTTGAGCATGGTGAGGAGGCAAGGAAAAATTTTGGTGATCAAGTTTGGGATGGGGAGAGGATTCCAGCCCTCTTAAATGTGCTGGTAGCTAGGGTCCCTTGAAGTTCATAAATAATATCAACCGAGCATTGATCTGTTTCTCTGGGAATCACTCTTCTTAGGTGTTTCTGTGCAGGTGAAGCGGAATCCTAACGGTTTATTTAGCACAAACCTTCTGTTGCTACATTTTTACTATGGATATTAttacattttattgatatttaataAGTATCTTTTTGTGCTACGGATATTTATTACCGGGATATTGATAGAATCTGTTCATCTTTTTTATGTAGATTTAGAGTCTTTTTGTGTGATtacatttttttcctcttttcaaACAAACTTTTATTGCTGCTACCTCTTGTCTACAGTTATGTTCATGTCTTGGTTACGTTGAATATATTTTTACCCCGGTTTCTTTTCAAAGGAATATTCCTTTTGCCTTTTTGCTTGACAaacaattccattttttttcctcttcatcAGGGCGTCTTCAAATAGTTCAAGTTGGATGGAGAGAATAATTAGTTTAGAGGTGTTGCCAGACGATATTTTACATCATCTGAGAAGTGTTCTCCATGTTCTTAATAAAAGACAAAGTAGTTCAAGTAGCTCCACTTTGGAGGTCCTTGTGGGAGGTTCTGATAACTTATCTCAGATGTCTGACATGATGAAGTTTCTTCGCAATGCTATCTTACTTTGTTTAACGGCTTTCCCACGTAATTACATACTGGAAGAAGCTGCTTTAATTGCCGAAGAGTTATTTGTTACAAAAATGAATTCTTGTAGCTCCTCAGTTACCCCTTGCCGTTCCTTGGCAAAGAATCTCTTGAAAAGTGATCGTCAGGTGTGGTTTGTTTTCTATTTACTATCAACATGCAACATGTATGCTTTTTTCCAGGATTGAATGTCTAGGTCTGCCATGTATGTTTTGTGTCATTGAGGGAGTTTATGGTTaaaaaacacacacatataaatataattcttaCAGAAGGCCGTTGGGATCTAAGGAGAGGAGAAAATCTTTTGAATTTTTGGGGAATAAGATGTTGCTCTTACTActtttattattaagaatttgTAAGAAAATGGAATATAAATGTAGGTGGAACGGCATGAAACAGTTTCAACATCCAAACTTCTTATGAGTTATGTAATTACCTCCCTATCAAATTGAGGCTATTTTCCCATATTGACCTTGAATTCTCTTTTAAATTCGGACTTCCTAAAGTCCTTTTGTGGCTAATTGCCTTCATTATTGTAATTCAAAATGCCATTGTTCATGAAGCATAGAAATAATTGCACCTTCGGTATTCTAGAAAATTAGAAACACGTTCTTTATGTAATGGGTCTATATCCTCATTTCATACTATTACCACAATATATCTTATTTCTATAACTGAAAGAATCAAGTTTTGTGATACTTATAGGACATGCTACTTTGTGGAGTCTATGCAAGAAGAGAGGCAACATATGGAAATATCGATCATGCTAGAAAAGTATTTGATATGGCATTGGCATCTGTGGAAAGCCTTCCTGTGGTATATTACCGTATCCCTAAATGTAAATGCTCACTTGTGTGTGCTAAAGTATGATGCTACttcttaagaaaaagaaaaataatcttCAATTACATCATCTTCGGGTTAATTTTTCTTCTACGGAAAAAGAAACTGTCTTAATGGTAGAACATCCTGGCACATTGGCTTTTTTTGCTAGCTTTCCTGGAAAGGTTTTGTTCAAATAGGAGCCTCATCTTGACCTGCAACTCCATGTTGGAACTCCCTCGTTAATATGTAACCTATTTATCTACCAGTGGTCTGTGTGTCATGTGTAATATATACAATATGTTTCTTGAAATGGACGTTGTTAACTATTCAAATTTGGCAATTTGGACATTAAACTATAATGGCTGTAACTGAGTTTTGAGGTGCTTGCTCTATGAATGAGTGGTATTTAATTTTAACCGCTGTGATTGCTGAAGCAGGATCAGAAGTCTAATGCTCCTCTCTTATATTTCTGGTATGCTGAATTGGAGCTTGCGAATGATCATCACAATGGACACAATTCATTAAATCGTGCAGTTCACATTTTATCTTGCCTTGGAAGTGGTACTGCATACAGTCCATTTAAATGTCAACCATCAAGCTTGCAACTGCTGAGAGCGCACCAAGgctttaaagaaaaaatcagGGAAGTGCGATCTACATGGCTCCATGGAGTTATAGATGACTCGTCTGTAGCTCTCATATCCTCTGCAGCTTTGTTTGAGGAGTTGACCACTGGATACCTTGCCGGCCTTGAGGTTTTAGATCAGGCTTTCTCCATGGTACTTCCAGGTTATTTACCAATTCtgtcatttctctctctctctctttttttaaagCATTTATTTCTTATCGATACTGATAATTTGAACCCTTGTGGAAATATGTTTTGTGCTCCCTCCCCGGATATATTGTATAGAAAAAGATTTCTTGTTTAGCTCTGACAAAAGATTTTGATACCCCCTAGAGCAAGTAATATGAGGTTAGTGCCTCTCAGCATCAGATCATTGTATATGGGAGGATAATAGCTTTTGGAACTAGACGTGGTAAATTGTTAATACCAGTGGGGAGGTGAACCAACCATTGATTTGTTTTGGCTCTACGTTTGGAAGAAAGCTTGATCTTAGTGGAGTATATTTCCTCACATTCTGTGATTTGCCAATGCCGCCCCTTCATGCAGCTGTAAGATGTGCCCCATTGCCAAGAAGGAAGATTGTTATCTTATTTGATCTCAACTTTTACGACAACAACAgcaataataatagaaaaaaattcCAGGACAAGAAGTGTTACTGctgcatttttattttgtttgttttgttgcTAGTTAGTTACTTACTATTGTTATTGATGTGCAGAAAGAAGAAAACAGAGCTATCAACTAGAATATTTGTTCAACTACTATGTGAAGATGCTTCTGAGACATCATAAGCAATTAAGCCATCTGAAAGTCCGGGAGTCAATTTCTCACGGATTGCAGTTCTATCCATTAAATCCGGAACTTTATAGTGCTTTTCTGGAGATTAGTTACATTTATTCGGTACCCAGCAAACTGCGATGGACCTTTGATGACTACTGCCAGAAGTAAGATAATCTTTCTAGTGCTCTCTCTCGCATACCTACATATATTAGGTACCCAGTAAGCTGCCATGCCATTGATATAAATTCACATTTGAGTTCTAATCCGATTCATATTTGGCTTTGATTAACTATATATAGTAACAACCTTCCGTGCATGTTCCCGACCATGATGGATGCACTCGATTCCTTTGTTATCTCTTTCGGTACTTGTTCTATTGTTTTTCTAATGTTGCATTGAATTATGGCTACTCTGACTAGAACCTTTTCTGAATCTAATGCTTTATCGTTAGATATAATGCTAAAAACCATTAttcttttctcttattaatCTTAGGAGCAAAGAGtttcttaaatagaagaaatatccaattacaaataaggaaagaataaaataattacaaataaggaaagaataaaatataacaaatataatacaataagtacaatataaaatttcacaataaagaaaataatcaacactccccctcacgCTGGTTTGAAGATATCATTCATAGCCAGCTTGTCAATCAACTTGTTGAATTGCCACTTTGGAAGACCTTTGGTTAACACATCTGATATTTGCTTTGT encodes:
- the LOC120082867 gene encoding nuclear exosome regulator NRDE2 isoform X2, which encodes MEAPTEEKDSPHEEQNPKTSLFPLSFVANNPQSQSSPPTSSVPQWLCNSSFTTDLSVINDALSSQNNAYPSFPDDGDQEEAVADEGGPSDRREVQKPSRSYELLESSASDDDSEHEKRKKRKKRRRRRRNESEDRGGFGEYGSRKSDVRAWADADGRPSKDYYFDSNGDRDNLVFGSLYRMDVARYRPLNRGETPGLNFHGFSQWNKSSSALDRDADADVLDSKVKSGGRYWSAKNAAIERHKNFKRVRIGFSRKTPDTLLDDFIPLSGVQTSNNIEESWEDEVLRKTREFNKLTREQPHDEKAWLAFAEFQDKVAAMQPQKGARLQTLEKKISILEKASELNPENEELLLYLLKTYQNRDNIDVVISRWEKILMQNSGSYKLWREFLHLIQGEFSRFKVTDMRQMYAHAIQALSAACNQHIRQTDQTAKPSVEHDLIKLELGLVDIFMSLCRFEWQAGYQELATALFQAEIEFSLFCPALHLNDRSKQRLFEHFWNTDAERVGEEGALGWSTWLEKEEENRQKAMREEALEADEKGGWTGWSDPAPKEKKNSDATETTIEMGVAAEETMEEYVEEEDIDREDSTEALLKILGINADAGVDEEVKDASTWARWSKEESLRDCEQWMPIRGKTADVIHDERMGDGETSEQLLRVILYEDVKEYLFSLISSEARLSLIYQLIEFFSGKIYSRASSNSSSWMERIISLEVLPDDILHHLRSVLHVLNKRQSSSSSSTLEVLVGGSDNLSQMSDMMKFLRNAILLCLTAFPRNYILEEAALIAEELFVTKMNSCSSSVTPCRSLAKNLLKSDRQDMLLCGVYARREATYGNIDHARKVFDMALASVESLPVDQKSNAPLLYFWYAELELANDHHNGHNSLNRAVHILSCLGSGTAYSPFKCQPSSLQLLRAHQGFKEKIREVRSTWLHGVIDDSSVALISSAALFEELTTGYLAGLEVLDQAFSMVLPERRKQSYQLEYLFNYYVKMLLRHHKQLSHLKVRESISHGLQFYPLNPELYSAFLEISYIYSVPSKLRWTFDDYCQKQPSLILWIFALSFEMGYGGSLHRIRRLFEKALENENLRHSVLLWRCYISYELNTACDPSSARRVFFRAIHSCPWSKKLWLDGFLKLNTVLSAKELSDLQEVMRDKELNLRTDIYEILLQDELVS
- the LOC120082867 gene encoding nuclear exosome regulator NRDE2 isoform X1, translated to MEAPTEEKDSPHEEQNPKTSLFPLSFVANNPQSQSSPPTSSVPQWLCNSSFTTDLSVINDALSSQNNAYPSFPDDGDQEEAVADEGGPSDRREVQKPSRSYELLESSASDDDSEHEKRKKRKKRRRRRRNESEDRGGFGEYGSRKSDVRAWADADGRPSKDYYFDSNGDRDNLVFGSLYRMDVARYRPLNRGETPGLNFHGFSQWNKSSSALDRDADADVLDSKVKSGGRYWSAKNAAIERHKNFKRVRIGFSRKTPDTLLDDFIPLSGVQTSNNIEESWEDEVLRKTREFNKLTREQPHDEKAWLAFAEFQDKVAAMQPQKGARLQTLEKKISILEKASELNPENEELLLYLLKTYQNRDNIDVVISRWEKILMQNSGSYKLWREFLHLIQGEFSRFKVTDMRQMYAHAIQALSAACNQHIRQTDQTAKPSVEHDLIKLELGLVDIFMSLCRFEWQAGYQELATALFQAEIEFSLFCPALHLNDRSKQRLFEHFWNTDAERVGEEGALGWSTWLEKEEENRQKAMREEALEADEKGGWTGWSDPAPKEKKNSDATETTIEMGVAAEETMEEYVEEEDIDREDSTEALLKILGINADAGVDEEVKDASTWARWSKEESLRDCEQWMPIRGKTADVIHDERMGDGETSEQLLRVILYEDVKEYLFSLISSEARLSLIYQLIEFFSGKIYSRASSNSSSWMERIISLEVLPDDILHHLRSVLHVLNKRQSSSSSSTLEVLVGGSDNLSQMSDMMKFLRNAILLCLTAFPRNYILEEAALIAEELFVTKMNSCSSSVTPCRSLAKNLLKSDRQDMLLCGVYARREATYGNIDHARKVFDMALASVESLPVQDQKSNAPLLYFWYAELELANDHHNGHNSLNRAVHILSCLGSGTAYSPFKCQPSSLQLLRAHQGFKEKIREVRSTWLHGVIDDSSVALISSAALFEELTTGYLAGLEVLDQAFSMVLPERRKQSYQLEYLFNYYVKMLLRHHKQLSHLKVRESISHGLQFYPLNPELYSAFLEISYIYSVPSKLRWTFDDYCQKQPSLILWIFALSFEMGYGGSLHRIRRLFEKALENENLRHSVLLWRCYISYELNTACDPSSARRVFFRAIHSCPWSKKLWLDGFLKLNTVLSAKELSDLQEVMRDKELNLRTDIYEILLQDELVS
- the LOC120082867 gene encoding nuclear exosome regulator NRDE2 isoform X3; this encodes MEAPTEEKDSPHEEQNPKTSLFPLSFVANNPQSQSSPPTSSVPQWLCNSSFTTDLSVINDALSSQNNAYPSFPDDGDQEEAVADEGGPSDRREVQKPSRSYELLESSASDDDSEHEKRKKRKKRRRRRRNESEDRGGFGEYGSRKSDVRAWADADGRPSKDYYFDSNGDRDNLVFGSLYRMDVARYRPLNRGETPGLNFHGFSQWNKSSSALDRDADADVLDSKVKSGGRYWSAKNAAIERHKNFKRVRIGFSRKTPDTLLDDFIPLSGVQTSNNIEESWEDEVLRKTREFNKLTREQPHDEKAWLAFAEFQDKVAAMQPQKGARLQTLEKKISILEKASELNPENEELLLYLLKTYQNRDNIDVVISRWEKILMQNSGSYKLWREFLHLIQGEFSRFKVTDMRQMYAHAIQALSAACNQHIRQTDQTAKPSVEHDLIKLELGLVDIFMSLCRFEWQAGYQELATALFQAEIEFSLFCPALHLNDRSKQRLFEHFWNTDAERVGEEGALGWSTWLEKEEENRQKAMREEALEADEKGGWTGWSDPAPKEKKNSDATETTIEMGVAAEETMEEYVEEEDIDREDSTEALLKILGINADAGVDEEVKDASTWARWSKEESLRDCEQWMPIRGKTDVIHDERMGDGETSEQLLRVILYEDVKEYLFSLISSEARLSLIYQLIEFFSGKIYSRASSNSSSWMERIISLEVLPDDILHHLRSVLHVLNKRQSSSSSSTLEVLVGGSDNLSQMSDMMKFLRNAILLCLTAFPRNYILEEAALIAEELFVTKMNSCSSSVTPCRSLAKNLLKSDRQDMLLCGVYARREATYGNIDHARKVFDMALASVESLPVQDQKSNAPLLYFWYAELELANDHHNGHNSLNRAVHILSCLGSGTAYSPFKCQPSSLQLLRAHQGFKEKIREVRSTWLHGVIDDSSVALISSAALFEELTTGYLAGLEVLDQAFSMVLPERRKQSYQLEYLFNYYVKMLLRHHKQLSHLKVRESISHGLQFYPLNPELYSAFLEISYIYSVPSKLRWTFDDYCQKQPSLILWIFALSFEMGYGGSLHRIRRLFEKALENENLRHSVLLWRCYISYELNTACDPSSARRVFFRAIHSCPWSKKLWLDGFLKLNTVLSAKELSDLQEVMRDKELNLRTDIYEILLQDELVS